DNA from Pseudomonas putida:
GCTGCCATCGCTCGACACCGCCAGTACCACTTCGGGCTCTGGGTTGTTCCAGCTGGACTTGGGGTGGATGCCAATGTCGGCGCCGTGACCAACGGCCGACAGCGGCTGGGCCTTGGTGAACACTTCGGCATCCGGGCCGATGCCCACCTCCAGGTACTGCGACCACAGGCCCTGCTCTACCAGCACCTTGCGTAGCGCTTCGGCCTGGGCCGAGCCAGGTACGATCTGCGACAAATCGGCCCCGATGCGGCTGGCCAGGGTGTCACGGATAGCGTCAGCCTTGGCCGGGTCGCCCTTGGCCTGTTCTTCCACCACACGCTCCAGCAGGCTGGTGGCGAAGGTCACGCCTGCGGCCTTTACCGCTTGCAGGTCGATCGGCGCCAGCAGCCAGGGTTGGCGTGGGTCGCGCTGGGCGGGGTCGCTGTTGCCCAGCAATGCCGGCAACGCAATCAAGGGTTCGGCCAACGGCAAGGCACGCAGGTAGGCCACCGGGTCGGCCACTTCCAGCAGGGCCGATACAGTCGCCACGTGGGTGCTGATATCGTAGACGGCACCGCCTTTCACCAGCACTACCGCCGGCCCTTGGTCCGGCAACCAGACCCGCCCTACCCAGCTGCCGTTATCGAACACGCTGGCATCATGTTTTAGCGTCAGCGGTTGATTGGCGTTCGATCGTTCAGTCATCGGTGTACCCTTAATGTGCATCAATGGGAAAGTGCCGGCAGTTGCAACTGCCCGGCCAGGCGGTCAAGGTCGGCCACCACCTGAGGCGAAAGATTCACGCCCTGCTCCAGGGCCTGGCGACGCAGGGCAAGGCCAGCTTGCCCAGGCAAACGCACTGGGCGCTCGGGGTCGAGCGGGCGGCTGGCAAGTACCAGTCGGCCCAGGAAGCTGGTTTCATCGGTGAACGCTTCCAGGCCGCCAAAGAAGCGCGGGTCGATGACCACGGCAGTAGCCGAGGCACCCCACTGCTCTGGTGCATCCTTGCGCCCGTGGCCGCCCAAGCCCGACGTCAGGGCTTCAACCAGCAGCGCCAGGGCGAAGCCTTTGTGGCCAAAGGCCTGGCCACCCAAGGGCAGGATGCTGCCTTGCGGGCGAGTGAAGAAATCACCTGGGTCGTCGCTCAGTTGCCCCTCATTGCTCACCACTACCGGGTGCGGCAGGCGGCTGCCGGCATCGCGGCATTGGCCGACCAGGCCGAGGGTGACGGTGGACATGCTGACATCGAGCAGAATCGGCTCGCCCTGGGTCGGGATACCGGCAGCAATCGGGTTGGGGGTGTACACCGGGTCAATGCCGCCATGGGCGCAAACCAGCCCCAACGAAGGGTCCGAAGAGTAAACCATGGCCACCAAGCCCTGGTCGGTGTAGGGCTTGAGGTAGGCAGCCAGGCAGCCGATATGCGCCGCACGGCGCACCACTGCAATACCGATGCCCTGTGCGGTCGCGCCCTTGGCCGCACAGTCCAGGGCCCGGCTGACGCAATACGGCCCCAACACATAATGGCCGTCGAACAAGCTGGAAATGCCACTGTCCGCGACCTGTTCCAGCGCCTGCGCGCGGGCCTTGACGTGCCCGCTGAGCATACCGTCGATGTAGCGGCTGACCAGGTTCAGGCCATGGGTACGATGGCCGAGCAATTCGCCTTCGAGCAGCACCCGGGTCACCGCCTGGGCGACATCGGCATCGGCACCGGCTTTGGTGAACAGTCGCTCGACAAACGTGGTCAGTGCTTGCGCGTCGTACTGCGTGTTTTGAGTCATGGCAGTTACCTCGAAAAGGGGACGGGAGCGGTCGATCAGGTCACTGCCCCAATCTGCCAGGGCACGAATTCGTTCTGTCCATAGCCGTGCTGTTCGCTCTTGCTGCGTGCTCCAGAGGCAATGCGCAGCATCTGTTCGAAGATGAATGCGCCGCGCTCCTCGATACTGGTAGAGCCGTCGGCGATGCCACCGCAATTGACGTCCATGTCCTCTTGCTGGTGCTCGAAGACCCGGTTGTTGGTCGCCAGCTTGATCGACGGTGCCGGGGCACAGCCGTAGGCCGAACCACGGCCGGTGGTGAAGGCGATCAGGTTGGCCCCCCGGCCACCTGACCGGTGGCCGATACCGGGTCGTAGCCAGGGGTGTCCATGAACACCAGGCCCTGGGCACGCACGGCTTCCGCGTACTGGTACACATCGACCAGGTTGCTGGAGCCAGCCTTGGCCACCGCCCCCAGGGACTTCTCGAGGATGGTGGTCAGCCCCCTGCCTTGTTGCCGGCCGAGGGGTTGTTGTTCAGTTCGGCGTTCATGCGCTGGCAGTAGTCTTCCCACCAGCGGATGCGCGCCACCAGCTTTTCGCCCACCTCACGGCTTACCGCGCGGCGCGTCAGCAAGTGCTCGGCACCGTAGATTTCCGGGGTCTCGGAGAGGATCGCGGTGCCACCGGCTGCCACCAGGCGGTCGACAGCATTGCCCAATGCCGGGTTGGCGGTAATCCCCGAGTAACCATCGGAGCCGCCACACTGCAGGCCGACCACCAGGTGCCGGGCGCTGACCGGCTGACGCCGCACCTGATTGGCCTCGGCCAGCAGCGTCTTGACCTGTGCGATACCGGCTGCGATGGTTTTCGACGTGCCACCAATCCCCTGGATGGTGAATGCGCGCAGTTGCGCGCTGGCCTGCAGGCCCTGGGTTTCCAGCAGGCTTTCGATCTGGTTGGTTTCGCAGCCCAAACCAATGATCAGCACGGCAGCGAAGTTGGGGTGAACGGCATACCCGGCCAAGGTGCGGCGCAGCAGGCCAAGGGCTTCGCCGCTGGGGTCCACTGCGCAACCGGCACCGTGGGTCAGGGCCACCACGCCGTCGATGTTCGGATAGTCGGCCAGCACCTCGGGATGGATGTCACGGCGAAAATGGTCGGCCACGGCGCGGGCCACGGTCGCCGAGCAGTTCACCGAGGTAAGAATGCCGATGTAGTTGCGGGTAGCGACCCGGCCATCGGCGCGCACGATGCCCTGAAACTGTGCGGTGCTGCCCGGCTGAGTGCGGGTATCGACACCAAAGGCATAGTCACGGGCAAAATCGCCCATCTGCACGTTGTGCACATGGACATGGTCCCCAGCGTCGATAGCCTGCGAAGCGAAGCCGATGATCTGCCCATAACGGCGCAGCGGCTGGCCCTGCTCCACACGCTCGGTGGCGAGCTTGTGGCCCGAGGGAATTGGCTGGCGCACGGTGATCGCCTCGGCATCCAGGCGCAGCCCTTGCGGCAGGGCCTGGCGAGCAATGAGCACATTGTCCAGCGGGTTGAGGCGGATGACGGCTGGGTCACCGGATTTGGCAATCAGTTGCATGGGACCTCTCAGGGCGGTGCGGCTGACTTCTTGTTATGGCTGTCGCCACTGTAAGAAGCCTTGCGCAACATTCCCAATGAGATGATCCGATCGAACGATAACCTGGCGTTATCGCAACAAGATATCGGTGCGAAATCTTCAATCGACTATGGGGGCCATTGGGTCGTGCAGCAGCCCCCCGCTTCCTATGCTAGCGCTGCCCTGCGACGTTGTGCGCCCTCCAGCAAGATCTCGACAAACGCGCGGGCCGAAGCACTCAGCGGTTCATCCTTGCGGGTGACCACACCATACTCCAGCGCCGGCACATGCAAGGGGCTGTGCAGCTCCTTGAACTGCCCGCTGGCCAACTGCGCAGCAACCATCGAGCGCGGTAACATGGCGATCATCGGGGCTGATTGCAGCAGTTGCAGGAACATCGGCATGGAGATGGTCTCCACGCTGTCGGCGGGCGTTGCGATACCGGCCACCCGAAACGCCTGCTCCAGGCGGTTGCGGATCGGCGTGCCCACCGGGTACAGCACCCACGGCCAGTCGCCGAGTGCTTCCAGTGGCGTGCTGTCGAGCTGGTTGAGCGGGTGCTCGCTGTTCACTACCAGGCTGAAGGGCTCGGGCTCCAGCGGCTGGAAGTCGAACAGTTGGCTGAAACGCTCTTCGGTGAAACGGCCAATCATGATGTCCAGCTTGTTCTGCTCAAGCATGGTCAGCAGGTGATCACTGGAATGCTCCACCACTTCAATCGACAGCAATGGGCTGCGTGCCTTGATGGCGGCGATGGCCTGCGGCAGCACCAAGGCGGTTGCGGCAAAGATCCCACCAACGCGGATAAAGCCATGCCCGCCGTTACGCAGGCGGTTGACCTGGTCGACAAACTGTTGCGACTCGGCCAGCGCACCCTGGGCGTAACGCACCACGTATTCACCCAGCTCGGTGGGCGGCATGCTGCGTGGCAGGCGCTCGAACAGGGCAAAGCCGAACTGCTCCTCAAGGTCACGCAGCATCTTGCTGAGTGCTGGTTGGCTGAGGTTCATGCGTGTGGCAGTAGCGTGCATGTTGCGCGTGCGCGCCAGGGTATCGATCAGCACCAGGTGCTTGTAGCGGATCCAGTTGCAAAAACTGGAATGGGTCATGTCCGGCGGCATAGACGCAGGGCCTCGTGCGGGTGAAAGTTATTGAGCGCGCAAATAGCCCAGCAAGGTATCGAGGGCAACCGAGTTGGGCCGCGAACGCAGGGTCAGCACGCCAAGGTTGGCCATGGCCAGAGGAAGTTCCACGGGCAGGATGGCGACCATGCCATAGCGGGCATAGTGCTGGGCCACGTCATTGGGCACCACCGCGATCATTTCAGACGCTTCGAGCATGGCAGTGGTCGCCAGGATCGAGGCGGTTTCGACGATATCCAGCGACTGCACCATGCCCCCGGCCTGCAATGCGCTTTCGACGCGGCGGCGCATCGGGCTGCCGATGGGGTGCAGAATCCAGGTCAAGTGCACCAGATCGGCTAGCTGCAGGCAGGCGACTGTAGCCAAGGGATGGCCTGCGCGGGCAATCACGCGCATTTGTTCACCGCCTTCGAACAGCTCGATGTTCAACGCCTGGCTGTCGCTCTGGTCCGGCAGGCGCCCCACCACCATGTCGAAGTCGCCACGCAGCAAGGCGGGCAGCAAAGTATCGCTGGTGCCTACTTCCAAGGCGATGCGCACGTTGGGGTGGTCGCGTTTGTAGGCCAGCACCGCCTTGGTCAGCACACCCGGTACCGGGCCCATGACGCTGCCCACCCGCACCAGGCCGGAAGCCCCGCGCGCCAGTTCGGCAATTTGCGCCTGGGCATGCTCGAACTCATGCAACGCGTTCTGCGCATAGCGGATCATCACCTCGCCATACAGCGTCGCTTGCATACCCCGTGGCAGGCGTTCGAACAAACGCACCCCCAGGCGCTCCTCGAGCTGCTGCAGCAACAGGCTGGCAGCCGGTTGCGTGGTGTGCATCGCGGCCGCCGCACGGCGCAGGTTGCCGAATTCGCCCAAGGCATTGAGCAACGTGATCTGCCGGCTGGAGATCTTCAGTGCGCCGAGGCTGGCAGGCACCTGGGTGTTGTCGGTTGACGAGCGAGACATATCGAATCCGGTATCGCTGGTTAAGATTTGGCGATTATGCCTGTATCGCTCGACAACCTACAGTCAGCGCTCCCAGTGCTTGAACAGAACAAGAGCCGACCATGAGCATACGTATTACCCACCTGAGCGTTCGTGACATCCGTTTCCCCACTTCGCTGTCGCTGGATGGCTCCGACGCCATGAACAGCGCCCCCGACTATTCGGCGGCCTACGTGGTGCTGCACACTGACGCAGCAGCCCTTGAAGGCCACGGCCTGACCTTCACCATCGGCCGTGGCAACGAGATTTGCGCGGCAGCGGTGCAGTCGCTGGCCCCCCTTATCGTCGGCCTTACCCTTGAAGAAATCACCGCCGACATGGGCGCTTTCTGGCATCGCTTTACCGTCAGCGACAGCCAGCTGCGCTGGCTGGGCCCGGAAAAGGGCGTGATCCACCTGGCCACTGCCGCCATCATCAATGCCGTATGGGACCTGTGGGCCAAGCACGAGGGCAAGCCCGTCTGGAAGCTGCTGGCCGACATGACACCCGAACAGCTGGTGCACTGCCTGGACTTCAGCTACGTCACCGATGTGCTCACACCCGAAGAAGCCATCGCCCTGCTGCGCCGTCAGGCACCGGGCAAAGCCCAGCGCGAGGCGCAGATGCTGCGTGAAGGCTACCCAGGCTACACCACTGCACCGGGCTGGCTGGGCTACAGCGAAGAGAAAATGCGCACGCTGGCCCGCGAGGCCGTGGCAGACGGTTGGACCCATATCAAGCAGAAGATCGGTGCCGACCTGGAAGAGGACATCCGCCGCGCCAGCATCCTGCGCGAAGAAATTGGCTGGGACCGCACCTTGATGATGGACGCCAACCAGGTGTGGAGCGTGGAGCAGTCTATTGCCAACATGCGCCGCCTGGCTGCCTTCGAACCACTGTGGATCGAAGAGCCGACCAGCCCCGACGACATCCTCGGCCACGCCACCATACGCCAGCGCATCGCGCCGATTGGCGTGGCCACCGGTGAGCATTGCCATAACCGGGTGATGTTCAAGCAGATGTTCCAGGCCGGTGCGCTGGACTTCTGCCAGCTGGACGCAGCCCGCCTGGGTGGCCTGAACGAAGTGCTGATCGTACTGCTGATGGCGGCCAAGTACGACGTGCCGGTGTGCCCGCACGGCGGTGGCGTCGGGCTGTGCGAATATGTGCAGAACATTGCCTTGTTCGACTACATCGCGGTGTCGGCCTCGTTGCACAACCGGGTGCTGGAGTATGTCGACCACCTGCACGAGCACTTCATCGACCCGGTGGTGATCCGACGCGGGCGCTACATGCCGCCACAACGCCCCGGTTACAGCATTGAAATGCACGCCGAGACCCTGGAGCGCTACCAGTACCCCAATGGCGCAGTGTGGCTCGACATCAACCGCTCCTGACCCACAGACCTGGGTGTGCCGTGGCCACACGGCACGCCACCAGCACTTTTCATGGGGAAAAAAACAATGACAACCCTCACCCGCGCAGCGGCTTCGGCCCCTGCCGCCACGAACGAACAGCGCCTGAACAGCTTGCTGCTACGCAGATTGATGCCACTGCTCATCGTCGTCTACGTGATGAGCTTTCTTGACCGCACCAACATCGCCCTGGCGAAAGCGAGCATGGGCATCGACCTGGGCCTTTCGGCAGCAGCCTATGGCCTGGGCGCTGGCTTGTTCTTTCTCACCTATGCCCTGGCCGAAGTGCCCAGCAACCTGATCATGCACCGGGTGGGCGCGCGCTTCTGGATCACCCGCATCATGATTACCTGGGGCCTGCTCTCGGCGGGCATGGCCTTCGTCCAGGGTGAAACGTCGTTCTACATCATGCGCCTGTTGCTGGGGGTGGCCGAAGCGGGCCTGTTCCCCGGTGTAATGTTGTACCTGACCTACTGGTTCGACCGCGAACAGCGCGCCCGCGCCACCGGTTACTTCCTGCTGGGCGTGTGCCTGGCCAACATCCTCAGTGGCCCGCTGGGCGGTGCCCTGCTGGAAATGGATGGTGTGCTGGGCTGGCACGGCTGGCAGTGGCTGTTCGTGCTCGAGGGCCTGCCTGCCGTGGCCTTGGCCTTCGTGGTGTGGAAAAAGCTGCCGGACGGCCCGGCCTCGGCGCCCTGGCTGTCGGCCGCCGACGCCCAGGACATCGAACGCCGCCTGGCCGCCGAACGGGCTGCCGCACCGCAGCAGAGCAAGCTGGGGCAGATGTTCCGCGACCGGCAGATCTGGCTGGCGATCGGGGTGTACTTCGTGCACCAGATCACCATCTACACGGTGATTTTCTTCCTGCCCGGCATCATCAGCACCTACGCTGCCCTATCACCCTTCCAGGTCGGCCTGCTGACAGCAGTGCCCTGGATTGCCGCTGCCATAGGCGCCGCCACCTTCCCACGCCTGGCCACCTCACCGCGCCGCTGCCGCACGCTGCTGTTCTTCGGCCTGTTGACCATGGCCACCGGGTTGCTGCTGGCATCGCTGAGCAGCTCCTTCATTGGCCTGATCGGTTTTTCCCTTACCGCACTGATGTTGTTCGTGGTGCAGTCGATCATCTTTGTCTTCCCCTCCAGCCGTCTGAGCGGTAACGCACTGGCGGCGGGCCTGGCCTTCGTCACCACCTGTGGCCTGTTGGGTGGCTTCGTCGGGCCGTCGGTGATGGGGTTGATCGAGCAGACCACCGGTAGCACCCGCCATGGTCTATGGATCATTGCAGCATTGCTCGTATTGGCGGCACTGGTCAGTACCCGTTTGCGCCAAGGGCAGGAACAACACTAAGTAGTACGCA
Protein-coding regions in this window:
- a CDS encoding LysR family transcriptional regulator; translation: MPPDMTHSSFCNWIRYKHLVLIDTLARTRNMHATATRMNLSQPALSKMLRDLEEQFGFALFERLPRSMPPTELGEYVVRYAQGALAESQQFVDQVNRLRNGGHGFIRVGGIFAATALVLPQAIAAIKARSPLLSIEVVEHSSDHLLTMLEQNKLDIMIGRFTEERFSQLFDFQPLEPEPFSLVVNSEHPLNQLDSTPLEALGDWPWVLYPVGTPIRNRLEQAFRVAGIATPADSVETISMPMFLQLLQSAPMIAMLPRSMVAAQLASGQFKELHSPLHVPALEYGVVTRKDEPLSASARAFVEILLEGAQRRRAALA
- a CDS encoding Ldh family oxidoreductase → MTQNTQYDAQALTTFVERLFTKAGADADVAQAVTRVLLEGELLGHRTHGLNLVSRYIDGMLSGHVKARAQALEQVADSGISSLFDGHYVLGPYCVSRALDCAAKGATAQGIGIAVVRRAAHIGCLAAYLKPYTDQGLVAMVYSSDPSLGLVCAHGGIDPVYTPNPIAAGIPTQGEPILLDVSMSTVTLGLVGQCRDAGSRLPHPVVVSNEGQLSDDPGDFFTRPQGSILPLGGQAFGHKGFALALLVEALTSGLGGHGRKDAPEQWGASATAVVIDPRFFGGLEAFTDETSFLGRLVLASRPLDPERPVRLPGQAGLALRRQALEQGVNLSPQVVADLDRLAGQLQLPALSH
- a CDS encoding L-fuconate dehydratase — encoded protein: MSIRITHLSVRDIRFPTSLSLDGSDAMNSAPDYSAAYVVLHTDAAALEGHGLTFTIGRGNEICAAAVQSLAPLIVGLTLEEITADMGAFWHRFTVSDSQLRWLGPEKGVIHLATAAIINAVWDLWAKHEGKPVWKLLADMTPEQLVHCLDFSYVTDVLTPEEAIALLRRQAPGKAQREAQMLREGYPGYTTAPGWLGYSEEKMRTLAREAVADGWTHIKQKIGADLEEDIRRASILREEIGWDRTLMMDANQVWSVEQSIANMRRLAAFEPLWIEEPTSPDDILGHATIRQRIAPIGVATGEHCHNRVMFKQMFQAGALDFCQLDAARLGGLNEVLIVLLMAAKYDVPVCPHGGGVGLCEYVQNIALFDYIAVSASLHNRVLEYVDHLHEHFIDPVVIRRGRYMPPQRPGYSIEMHAETLERYQYPNGAVWLDINRS
- a CDS encoding fumarylacetoacetate hydrolase family protein translates to MTERSNANQPLTLKHDASVFDNGSWVGRVWLPDQGPAVVLVKGGAVYDISTHVATVSALLEVADPVAYLRALPLAEPLIALPALLGNSDPAQRDPRQPWLLAPIDLQAVKAAGVTFATSLLERVVEEQAKGDPAKADAIRDTLASRIGADLSQIVPGSAQAEALRKVLVEQGLWSQYLEVGIGPDAEVFTKAQPLSAVGHGADIGIHPKSSWNNPEPEVVLAVSSDGSIKGAMLGNDVNLRDFEGRSALLLSKAKDNNASTALGPLLRLFDESFGLDDVRAAEVDLRVEGMDGFILSGRSSMRQISRDPQDLVQQTLNENHQYPDGLVLFLGTLFAPKQDRDQPGNGFTHKPGDVVSISNPQLGTLCNRVTTSDLAPQWAFGLRALIDNLGQRGLLEVAATARQF
- a CDS encoding MFS transporter; translated protein: MTTLTRAAASAPAATNEQRLNSLLLRRLMPLLIVVYVMSFLDRTNIALAKASMGIDLGLSAAAYGLGAGLFFLTYALAEVPSNLIMHRVGARFWITRIMITWGLLSAGMAFVQGETSFYIMRLLLGVAEAGLFPGVMLYLTYWFDREQRARATGYFLLGVCLANILSGPLGGALLEMDGVLGWHGWQWLFVLEGLPAVALAFVVWKKLPDGPASAPWLSAADAQDIERRLAAERAAAPQQSKLGQMFRDRQIWLAIGVYFVHQITIYTVIFFLPGIISTYAALSPFQVGLLTAVPWIAAAIGAATFPRLATSPRRCRTLLFFGLLTMATGLLLASLSSSFIGLIGFSLTALMLFVVQSIIFVFPSSRLSGNALAAGLAFVTTCGLLGGFVGPSVMGLIEQTTGSTRHGLWIIAALLVLAALVSTRLRQGQEQH
- a CDS encoding LysR family transcriptional regulator, whose translation is MSRSSTDNTQVPASLGALKISSRQITLLNALGEFGNLRRAAAAMHTTQPAASLLLQQLEERLGVRLFERLPRGMQATLYGEVMIRYAQNALHEFEHAQAQIAELARGASGLVRVGSVMGPVPGVLTKAVLAYKRDHPNVRIALEVGTSDTLLPALLRGDFDMVVGRLPDQSDSQALNIELFEGGEQMRVIARAGHPLATVACLQLADLVHLTWILHPIGSPMRRRVESALQAGGMVQSLDIVETASILATTAMLEASEMIAVVPNDVAQHYARYGMVAILPVELPLAMANLGVLTLRSRPNSVALDTLLGYLRAQ